DNA from Tripterygium wilfordii isolate XIE 37 chromosome 4, ASM1340144v1, whole genome shotgun sequence:
GTAAGCTTTCTTTAtctccttctccctctctctctcctccaagCTCTTCCCCTTCACGCTCACGTGCTTCGCAGATGCCCGATGCGTACGCGGCTGCTTCCACTTCCGCCCCGACACCTTTCCAGCAATCACGCCGTCGTAGCTCGGATTTCCCAAGGAGGCGGCGGGCTTGTCCGGGTTGTCTGCAGAAGGAAGAGCTGAACGCTTGGCCAGCGGCGGAATCGTATCAACGTCAATTTCCATGTCGGCAGCAGAGGCGCCATCGTTTCTGGTTATGGTGATTGAGGCTTCGGATTCCTGACGCTTTCGCTTGTAGGTCTTGCCGCCGAATCCTTCGTCAAGTTTGCGGAAGTCTATCGTGGAGGCCATGTCTGTgtaaaaaaccctagaaaactGAAGCCTTTTTGCTGTTAGCGGGTTCCGGGTTTCGGTcgtttatttatgattttattcCAGTGTGTAATACATTCTTCaagtcattttttttgttatttaataaataaaaaaaaatgatttttctcTGATCATACttatataaactaaaaaaacatTAAGCTGTGAAGTGTGAAATGATtgttttttatgaatttattcaatttttacaataatgaaaaatatataattaatcttATTATGGACGTGATGGAGAGTTTTATACTTTCCAATTGATAGATTCCATGTAAACCACAAGAGGAACAACACGGATTTGCTCTTCAAGACCTATCATCCTCGCTCCTCGCTTTTAGACCCAAAAAACTAATCATATTATGTTATCTTGTTAAAACTCCTTATCTACTAAGCTGTTCCTTCATTTCTTTACTAGCTGCTCCTTCCTTTCTTTACTGATATGAGCAATAACACCAATTCCAAGCTATATTTTCATTACAAGGATTATCAAGAGAAAATTTGAGCTACTTCGAAGAAGctaggagagagaagaagagcatATTAAGTTTATATTATTAAATTAGATTGTtggcaattaattaaaaattcaaGAAAGAATTAACCCAAGTCAAAACTAAGCCATCGAGATACATGGTTTCATATCTGATGCCCGATTCAGATAGCAAGCTTCATTTGCTGCTATCACAAAGACGGGAACCAAAGTTTCCCTTAATCATAAATTAACTAAGCAAAACGTATATATTCACTGGAGAAGCCCAGTGGATGCTCATCAATGACCATTTGATGATGCTGACACAGAACCATTCTCGGATCCGAGTTCCTGATCTAATTCAGTAACATCACTCTCAAAGAAGGCATTATGAAGTGCCTTCACACACTGCTCTGCTTCGTCGTCATTTACGATCATTGAGATGTTAACCTAACAAGCAAAGGTAAAACCAAAATGTGACTAGCTCAAGTACAGTAAAGCCAATTTTTACAACCAAATCTCAGTCTGAAAGCTGTATCAACATCTATT
Protein-coding regions in this window:
- the LOC119997639 gene encoding protein PXR1, with product MASTIDFRKLDEGFGGKTYKRKRQESEASITITRNDGASAADMEIDVDTIPPLAKRSALPSADNPDKPAASLGNPSYDGVIAGKVSGRKWKQPRTHRASAKHVSVKGKSLEEREREKEIKKAYKERINELKEEIRQNKIEKRKKREEREKKKKENILRSGTKLQIISNPKTLQKISKSKQKKLLKVVPNELLNKNKKKK